A genome region from Microplitis mediator isolate UGA2020A chromosome 4, iyMicMedi2.1, whole genome shotgun sequence includes the following:
- the LOC130666918 gene encoding serine/threonine-protein kinase SMG1 isoform X2, which translates to MNSCENSNASTKLQGSKSSELWEESTSNSSSSIKTVGDTDKFDKKNQKSTKGDHCFSRIKQRTGSGSNTRNEFRMARGNNSGERVRPGQRGRPFKKNQNDRDSNTEGGGGGYHSTSRQKFQESLKNHDNSQNKYYDDKRLNDESRVTKLLRRLCRESDDHFLPLAKQVLENFMILENHRYIRGKLEPICEYLLDALRLSPDTESQRQIIKCFAYIGFIADREFKRYLEWIFGKCTSERKDDIKCLLLKSLGETLKMDTGMEKLNDFAVTIISRLQATLENVEKPDLLMATVDVILIVIESCPEVFSNYFRDTVDILVGWHIDFTQSKKVIAYASRSLRKLETFWISDMQFTLTLLSQFLEDMQSYDEELTLPGSGRSSPGDEPIPGPKECILRITSLISVFNTVVKSVSDNLNPSINPAVQWSFLTECLLKMLRTVMKAIEVDENRDDNNDVQDENSSDNVDNLVDYVKDLKLSQKNIDTLIRNVNQDGVNNQQNLIKVIKSLNYGRRKNSFDSIVNSTLDKDKEQLLIKLIKSLGLKKGNNKNEDASREKEELIIVANECAYHLLGFLQTRITKNHDLLYEFIDLQLSKINIFLDDTIISTLHIIAKVIREVSANLPLEIVHKLLGSDSVLLKLRLRNSIAMQDASLSVYHSLLGLKNIPLLQEAYRYILGDLEIAYKLIIKNLKGFVTNNPLSDMNYKASDAEIIIIFILRALSDLANASNSIIGMWALKPSILELLAVKMCPYDMDLSKNNPLLQYSILYLLYAHCSRYNHFVPSSSLISGSTHCRSIDIFPGAIDVPTASPTSGHLSTILNLIVKCFEINTPEKTFLLLSTWIQEIFIQAEKYLSILNQTDECKMIVSSLLSCGATTHNKISMSICDNLEILISDKKVVWPESIYIKIVDLSILHLTSYDKTLRSKYGNLLMHVPINIVIPRINRQCLQSETKKQRTIDNYSTESLIIAQRLHMRGHHNETHSSTASNSQNNGYGEMQSQHFKTYMAFLLQDYNFDALGLSEIFTLCWPVISRNKTTAKMYEFGMTNQSFLFFWSGIEAAQHCVLNKLRTALGKPQETFTTIEGALKTLARDISCKPEVSKNDKHGLDYSLHEHTRVRLFVEFLEHLERMIHNAAEGCAVSLSPLPKPVRTFFHTNKSTCREWLNRIRLALCVVSLHAGLATNALRNGQRLLEDLSDTEMIQGPEFERATLCTAQALVMLGEAEALQGLYIYTKERDRKFLWLKAAMEEASGRYESAAESYKIILKEHPSTKFEDLELEVNTESVKVDGDTQVAVFVMQRLARCYSAVGDWEQLEAWKIREAEILKRESNDILKRQMQTHSNSKQATCLKDFEMGKVSTIEELSDWTLLDEKATTNWSCSKTIAESSNTLTNIALRVHAGDDSDDFKKNVEFCKKVAAKIIEEGLRNMPSEYLTDSILLQYSASSLANLLDHKKVDMFDLLRVNKIKNLGSNTMTQILWWSEYLAKVPDNNLSAADQVASLRLDLAKSARKEGNFKLAKRQIEKYFVNEQLLGDFDYKFCDITANILEQPININWTKNNMRAFKEMSKLLYTMDSIEDAVKVCSVTALGISRAIINDGDEINELRETGTKLMLTLGKWIQQQEINVTNNAQLNQLLQFEALHNDGLMDKLFGQTTELIPHSDMVIGKLMQLGVNQCPDFPAVWASFAGWCYKWGRKIVDNSQSGQLTEVDVSNIRALLPADITEADSNAILSILSQNKSIPEDEGDIETNDVKTSDMIENQLRQVPALVQSPNQHLGLLVDIWRQAQKRIYSYYELAANAYFKFLELTNNESNDCATITATLRLLRLIVKHALELQDVLETGLSTTPTGPWKEIIPQLFSRLSHPESYVRTRVSELLCRVAENSPHLITFPTVVGAVTDHPKDFEELPTRYENSPNDFDFDEDDGEAAIALSSVATSGETADSHNEENKTFMDACFAQLADCLSNENHDSVNHVKILVKELRRITLLWDELWLATFCQHHTEFYKKFEQLEQEVQKVLDNVWLSSDEKEKLIAEKHRIIVKPIIFVLENLLAITSAPAETPHEKLFQEKFSPCIEEVVRRLKNPKNPAKPQLSSTPLKQLEAKLAQKVNKRGNHTLSMADISPILANMKDTCIAMPGVFATDRNNKIVTIRSVDNIVQILPTKTKPKKLMFHGSDGHVYTYLFKGLEDLHLDERIMQFLSICNTMMSKNNDTRKVYRARHYSVIPLGPRSGLIQWVDGVTPLFALYKRWQQRESTMAGNRGTGNSTAVMRPSELFYNKLAPLLKEHGIPLENRKEWPLPVLKQVLSELMTETPKDLLAKEIWCNSINAGNWWQATKSYSYSVAVMSIIGYIIGLGDRHLDNVLVDLNTGEVVHIDYNVCFEKGKTLRVPEKVPFRMTPNIKTALGVTGVEGIFRLACEHTLRVMRRGRETLLTLLEAFVYDPLVDWRAGAEHSIASYGTCQARARCAGIGRKELEKELTRAMFVVRIAEMRVEWQINRDLMIRALPMLSCHLAEWLETNESLRQCQDVLQDRHQQLGLVKEAQAIGRNHSLYSVVNRYNSIKRARDAYEKAQLGLKDKMEECEKQISMHNIALATVRGPQLARWLAEYGTPSITRDDHMVFDLVKEFLQNAGQNQMILQCEQSENELTQLASQESLLIRSCLDLLSQYSAICSLYPLSTLAQHRTVAYHSFAGKLLTTRTTEICNEVMSQFEAAYQPAAVNDSRVQKIVGFSYQVQVIMNEVKERYSKYYERMVANEGLPEAQVRIDQIYADAIVQINSFLKRDKSADKALELVNITALCALNKRYLMMEGAAKCAGECLVDLTLREGEWFLDEMRLMSSLIVELTSLIPIDLRLSAVTAAANQSEDEILIARTLECLKSADAIYKGLQELNYNFHMIILPEALKTIITEEPSVMVMINEIEDIIVSSGRPLAELLSQLEIHLRCTLMDMEGPQTVVQSIVSNMRLRFEALLSRSVEINQDSSSESLTPGQMLLMGFNGLFEKLQVEGNALIATLGSLDIPTCWKKIDQIREAKEIAVPIFHEAARRVLDDIFLIKRLHTINEFFSMCREIANAFKGADGVMNIYDDDRLNKPVKIFTADFVSRQLLGVISQTLAIAICLLLQRMGLNVTGEIEQRDIGAESKVSIEELCRKMVDTSLKTGAISGTVYGQAGSLISTLESIWRRKQCSRVAQQGVEIARGTLQRLQIQFTAHHWIHEDSLLLARSNLSTINPLNRPTFMLELRKTAAALSSLQSRVCEARDQQQNLVASVDQRLKWAAGANPALAEVMAAFDNAVLSSNEKLTRQQNLALIITTTCNSILHYEALRTKTSESITHDANFIKLIKQWEESCVLRTNLAVNISTIEENLVELLQLENNIDANWLRRAEKITSDAILENQLVLKKKQESHAIAHLHLRERTADIQGLLSEHHRLMTDVRGLLKTMLKQENKSGLGEFLSEYRTFIEGISGMVKDLEADNLEPLRVIEAEGQLGTLLSKVSSVYDELLEFANESTSGAKPKFIDENIGVKKKSKLMRQDTNICFSPRKGVPLTRDPTTGKAVQERNVYALNVWRRVRMKLEGRDPNPSRKYTTAEQVEYVIREAQNFDNLALLYEGWTPWV; encoded by the exons ATGAATCAAGAGTTACTAAACTTTTACGACGGCTGTGTCGGGAAAGTGACGACCATTTTTTACCACTTGCAAAACAAGTTTTGGAGAACTTTATGATACTTGAAAATCATAGATATATAAGGGGTAAATTGGAACCAATATGTGAATATCTCCTTGATGCGTTACGATTGAGTCCAGATACCGAATCACAGagacaaattattaaatgttttgCTTACATTGGTTTTATTGCTGATCGTGAATTTAAAAG atACTTGGAGTGGATATTCGGAAAGTGTACGAGCGAACGTAAGGATGACATAAAATGTTTGCTGTTAAAATCATTGGGAGAAACTTTGAAAATGGATACCGGCATGGAGAAGTTGAATGACTTTGCTgtg ACAATAATATCTCGGCTGCAAGCAACGTTGGAAAACGTTGAAAAGCCAGACCTACTCATGGCGACAGTCGATGTCATTCTTATTGTCATCGAATCCTGTCCGGAAGTTTTCTCAAATTATTTTCGTGATACCGTTGATATATTAGTCGGATGGCACATAGATTTTACTCagtcaaaaaaagtaattgcTTATGCAAGTCGAAGCTTGAGAAAGCTCGAGACATTTTGGATTTCTGATATGCAATTTACTTTGACACTACTCAGTCAATTTCTCGAGGACATGCAGAGCTACGACGAAGAGCTGACATTACCCGGCTCCGGAAGAAGTTCACCAGGCGATGAACCTATTCCTGGACCTAAAGAATGTATCTTGAGAATAACTTCACTTATTTCAGTATTTAATACAGTCGTTAAAAGTGTTTCCGATAATCTTAACCCAAGTATTAATCCTGCTGTCCAATGGAGCTTCTTAACTGagtgtttattaaaaatgttgaGGACTGTAATGAAGGCTATCGAAGTTGATGAAAATAGAGATGACAATAATGATGTACAGGATGAAAACTCCAGCGACAATGTTGATAATCTCGTTGATTAtgtaaaagatttaaaattatcacaaaaaaatatcgacaCGTTAATTAGAAATGTTAATCAAGATGGAGTTAATAATCagcaaaatttaataaaagttattaaatcattgaattacggaagaagaaaaaattcatttgattCAATTGTTAATTCTACGTTAGATAAAGACAAAGAACAGTtactgattaaattaataaaatcattggGGCTGAAAAAGGGGAATAATAAAAACGAAGATGCGTCGCGAGAAAAAGAAGAATTGATAATCGTCGCCAATGAGTGCGCTTACCATCTTTTAGGATTTCTTCAAACGCGCATTACAAAAAATCACGATTTACTCTACGAGTTCATAGATCTtcaattaagtaaaataaatatttttctagacGACACAATTATTTCTACACTGCACATTATTGCTAAGGTTATCAGAGAAGTATCAGCAAATCTACCACTGGAAATCGTCCACAAGCTTCTTGGCAGCGATTCtgttttacttaaattacgtTTGAGAAATTCAATTGCTATGCAGGATGCAAGTTTATCTGTTTATCACAGTCTTctaggattaaaaaatattccttTGCTACAAGAAGCATATCGTTACATACTTGGTGATCTAGAGATCGcttataaattgataattaaaaatttaaaaggcTTTGTCACAAATAATCCTCTCAGTGACATGAATTACAAAGCAAGTGAcgctgaaataataattatttttatattacgcGCACTTTCTGATCTAGCCAATGCCAGTAATTCGATAATAGGCATGTGGGCATTAAAACCAAGTATTTTAGAACTGCTGGCTGTTAAAATGTGTCCTTATGatatggatttatcaaaaaataatccgCTCCTTCAGTACAGTATTTTGTATCTATTGTATGCTCATTGTTCGCGATACAATCATTTTGTTCCCAGCTCAAGTCTTATATCTGGATCGACCCATTGCCGTtctattgatatatttcccgGCGCAATTGATGTACCAACAGCTTCGCCAACAAGCGGTCACTTgtcaacaattttaaatttaattgtcaaatgttttgaaataaatacaccggaaaaaacatttttattactttctaCGTGGATACAAGAGATATTTATTCAAGCTGagaaatatttaagtattCTCAATCAAACAGACGAATGTAAGATGATTGTTTCAAGTTTATTGTCATGTGGAGCAACGactcataataaaatatcaatgtcAATTTGCGATAATCTTGAAATACTGATAAGTGACAAGAAAGTTGTGTGGCCGGAGTCGATTTACATCAAAATTGTTGATCTTTCAATTCTACATCTTACGTCTTATGATAAAACATTACGAAGTAAATATGGTAATTTACTTATGCACGTACCTATTAATATTGTAATACCGAGAATTAATCGTCAGTGTCTTCAATCAGAGACAAAAAAACAACGGactattgataattattcaaCAGAATCTCTGATTATAGCCCAGAGACTCCACATGCGAGGTCATCACAATGAAACTCACAGTAGTACAGCCAGTAATAGTCAAAATAATGGCTATGGAGAAATGCAATCGCAGCATTTTAAAACTTATATGGCATTTTTACTCCAAGATTACAACTTTGATGCATTGGGTCTGTCGGAAATATTTACTCTGTGCTGGCCAGTGATATCGCGAAATAAAACAACCGCTAAAATGTACGAATTCGGTATGACAAATCAatcatttctatttttttggaGCGGCATTGAAGCAGCCCAGCATTGCGtgctaaataaattacgtactGCATTAGGAAAACCTCAGGAAACATTCACTACAATTGAAGGAGCTCTTAAAACTCTTGCTCGTGATATTTCTTGCAAACCGGaagtatcgaaaaatgataaacatGGTCTTGATTATTCACTCCACGAGCATACGAGGGTAAGATTGTTTGTTGAGTTTTTGGAGCACTTGGAGAGAATGATTCATAACGCAGCTGAAGGATGTGCTGTTTCTTTGTCACCTTTACCCAAACCTGTGAGAACATTTTTCCATACAAATAAATCAACTTGCCGGGAATGGTTGAATCGTATACGACTGGCTCTGTGTGTTGTGTCTCTCCACGCAGGGCTGGCTACAAATGCGCTGCGTAATGGCCAGCGTCTGCTGGAAGACTTGAGTGACACTGAAATGATACAGGGACCAGAGTTTGAAAGAGCGACTTTGTGCACAGCCCAAGCTTTGGTAATGTTGGGCGAAGCTGAAGCTTTACaaggattatatatttacacaaaAGAACgggacagaaaatttttgtggtTGAAAGCGGCCATGGAAGAAGCTTCCGGACGCTACGAAAGTGCAGCTGAGAGttacaaaattatattgaaagaacATCCGTCAACTAAATTCGAAGATCTAGAGCTGGAAGTAAATACTGAGTCAGTTAAAGTAGACGGGGATACTCAAGTCGCGGTGTTTGTGATGCAGCGGTTGGCTAGATGTTACTCTGCGGTTGGAGATTGGGAGCAGCTTGAGGCCTGGAAAATTCGTGAAGCTGAGATTCTTAAGCGAGAGAGTAACGATATTTTGAAAAGACAAATGCAGACTCATTCAAATTCAAAGCAGGCCACGTGCTTGAAAGATTTTGAAATGGGCAAAGTATCAACGATTGAAGAACTTTCTGATTGGACGTTGCTTGATGAAAAAGCAACTACCAATTGGAGCTGCTCTAAAACAATTGCCGAAAGTTCAAACACGTTAACTAATATCGCTCTGAGAGTCCATGCTGGTGATGATAGTGATGATTTTAAGAAGAATGTTGAATTTTGCAAGAAAGTTGCTGCTAAAATTATCGAAGAGGGTCTACGAAATATGCCCTCAGAGTATCTGACTGATTCGATTCTTTTGCAGTACTCAGCGTCCAGTCTTGCGAATCTCCTTGATCACAAAAAAGTCGACATGTTTGATCTTTTgcgtgtaaataaaattaaaaatcttggCTCCAATACGATGACTCAAATCCTCTGGTGGTCAGAATATTTGGCAAAAGTACCAGACAATAATTTATCAGCCGCTGATCAAGTTGCGAGTTTGAGATTGGATTTGGCCAAAAGTGCGCGCAAAGAGGGTAATTTCAAATTAGCCAAACGtcaaattgaaaagtattttgtTAACGAACAGCTTCTTGGAGactttgattataaattttgtgacATAACTGCTAATATTCTTGAGCAGCCGATTAATATTAACTggactaaaaataatatgcgTGCATTTAAAGAGATGTCAAAATTACTGTATACTATGGACTCAATTGAAGATGCGGTAAAGGTTTGCAGTGTCACGGCTCTCGGAATATCACGAGCAATTATAAATGATGGAgatgaaataaatgaattgaGAGAAACAGGAACTAAATTGATGCTTACTTTGGGTAAATGGATTCAACAACAGGAAATAAATGTCACAAATAATGCTCAGCTGAATCAGCTCCTTCAATTCGAAGCTCTGCACAACGACGGGCTGATGGACAAACTATTTGGACAGACAACAGAGCTGATCCCACACTCAGATATGGTAATTGGAAAGCTGATGCAATTAGGAGTTAATCAATGTCCGGATTTCCCAGCCGTCTGGGCGAGTTTTGCCGGGTGGTGTTACAAATGGGGGCGTAAAATTGTTGACAATTCACAATCTGGACAGTTAACAGAAGTTGATGTAAGCAATATTCGTGCTCTTCTTCCAGCTGACATTACAGAGGCTGATTCAAATGCCATACTGTCAATATTGAGTCAGAATAAAAGTATTCCTGAAGACGAAGGTGATATTGAGACGAATGATGTTAAAACTTCCGATATGATTGAAAATCAATTGCGTCAAGTGCCGGCGCTGGTGCAATCTCCTAATCAACATCTGGGTTTGCTCGTTGACATATGGCGTCAAGCGCAAAAACGAATTTATTCTTATTACGAGCTTGCAGCAAACGCTTACTTTAAATTCTTGGAATTGACGAATAATGAATCAAATGATTGTGCTACAATAACTGCTACTCTACGGCTGCTGAGACTTATCGTAAAACACGCTCTGGAGCTTCAAGATGTACTGGAGACTGGACTCTCTACTACACCCACTGGACCCTggaaagaaataattcctcAATTATTTTCACGACTAAGTCACCCTGAATCTTACGTCCGTACAAGAGTTTCAGAACTACTGTGTCGGGTCGCCGAAAATAGTCCCCATCTGATCACATTCCCTACAGTCGTAGGAGCAGTTACGGATCATCCGAAAGATTTCGAAGAGCTTCCAACAAGATACGAAAATTCACCGAatgattttgattttgatGAAGACGATGGCGAAGCGGCGATCGCTTTGTCATCAGTAGCTACCAGCGGTGAGACTGCTGATTCTCATAATGaagaaaacaaaacttttatgGACGCATGCTTTGCTCAGTTGGCTGATTGTCTCTCCAATGAAAATCACGACTCTGTTAATCATGTCAAGATACTCGTAAAAGAACTGCGTAGAATAACTCTACTGTGGGACGAATTATGGCTGGCAACTTTCTGTCAACATCACActgagttttataaaaaattcgaacAGTTGGAGCAGGAAGTACAAAAAGTACTGGACAATGTGTGGTTGTCTAGTGATGAAAAAGAAAAGCTTATTGCTGAAAAACACAGAATTATTGTTAAGCCAATCATATTCGTGCTGGAAAACCTTCTGGCCATCACCTCAGCTCCTGCAGAGACACCGCACGAGAAATTATTCCAAGAAAAGTTCTCGCCGTGTATTGAAGAAGTCGTGCGGAGATTGAAAAACCCTAAGAATCCAGCAAAACCGCAATTGTCATCGACGCCATTGAAGCAACTAGAAGCTAAATTGGCCCAAAAAGTTAACAAAAGAGGCAACCATACGTTGAGTATGGCTGACATAAGTCCGATACTTGCAAATATGAAGGACACATGTATTGCAATGCCCGGTGTATTTGCGACAGatcgtaataataaaatagtgaCAATAAGGTCTGTGGATAATATTGTACAAATTCTTCCAACAAAAACAAAAccgaaaaaattgatgtttcATGGATCGGACGGTcatgtatatacatatctatTTAAGGGCTTAGAGGATCTCCATTTAGACGAGCGTATTATGCAGTTTCTCAGTATCTGTAACACAatgatgtcaaaaaataatgacacGAGAAAAGTTTACAGAGCACGGCATTATTCAGTGATACCACTGGGACCAAGATCAGGATTAATTCAATGGGTTGATGGTGTTACGCCGCTCTTTGCTCTGTACAAAAGATGGCAACAACGAGAAAGTACCATGGCGGGAAATCGTGGTACCGGTAATTCAACAGCTGTTATGAGACCAtctgaattattttacaataaattggCTCCGCTGTTAAAAGAACACGGCATTCCattggaaaatagaaaagagtGGCCGCTTCCTGTTCTCAAACAAGTTTTGTCGGAATTGATGACAGAAACACCTAAAGATTTATTGGCCAAAGAGATATGGTGCAATAGTATCAATGCTGGTAACTGGTGGCAAGCAACTAAAAGTTATTCATACTCGGTTGCAGTAATGTCGATAATTGGTTACATAATTGGTCTAGGTGATCGTCATTTAGATAATGTACTAGTTGATTTAAACACCGGCGAAGTTGTTCATATTGATTACAACGTTTGTTTTGAGAAGGGAAAAACTTTGCGTGTTCCTGAAAAAGTTCCTTTCAGAATGACTCCGAATATAAAGACCGCGCTCGGAGTAACTGGCGTTGAAGGAATATTCCGACTGGCTTGTGAACATACTTTGAGAGTTATGCGCCGCGGTCGAGAAACTCTGCTGACATTACTAGAAGCTTTTGTCTACGACCCACTGGTAGATTGGCGTGCCGGCGCTGAGCACAGCATCGCAAGCTACGGAACCTGTCAAGCAAGAGCTCGATGTGCGGGAATTGGCAGAAAGGAGCTAGAAAAAGAGCTAACTCGTGCCATGTTCGTTGTAAGAATCGCTGAAATGCGGGTAGAATGGCAAATCAACCGCGATCTGATGATCCGGGCGCTTCCAATGCTCTCATGTCATCTGGCAGAGTGGCTAGAGACCAATGAGTCATTGCGTCAGTGTCAGGATGTACTGCAGGATCGCCATCAACAGTTGGGTTTAGTGAAAGAAGCCCAGGCTATCGGGCGCAATCATTCTTTGTACTCGGTTGTTAATAGGTACAATTCCATAAAAAGAGCAAGAGATGCTTACGAAAAAGCTCAGCTGGGGTTGAAAGACAAGATGGAGGAGTGCGAGAAACAAATAAGCATGCACAATATCGCTTTGGCAACTGTCAGAGGACCACAATTGGCACGATGGCTCGCGGAGTACGGAACCCCTTCAATAACTCGCGACGATCATATGGTTTTTGATCTAGTGAAAGAGTTCCTTCAAAACGCCGGACAAAATCAAATGATTTTACAGTGCGAACAATCTGAAAATGAGCTGACACAATTAGCATCACAAGAGTCATTATTAATCCGTTCGTGTCTTGATTTGCTGAGTCAGTACTCTGCTATTTGCAGTCTGTATCCTCTGAGCACACTTGCCCAACATCGCACTGTCGCTTATCATTCATTTGCCGGAAAATTATTAACCACGAGAACAACTGAAATTTGTAATGAAGTAATGTCACAATTTGAAGCGGCTTATCAGCCGGCAGCAGTTAATGATTCACGAGTACAAAAAATTGTTGGATTTTCTTATCAAGTCCAAGTAATTATGAACGAGGTAAAAGAACGATATAGTAAATATTACGAGCGTATGGTTGCAAATGAAGGACTACCTGAGGCTCAAGTAAGAATTGACCAAATATATGCTGATGCTATTGtgcaaataaattcatttttgaagAGAGACAAGTCAGCCGACAAAGCTTTAGAGTTGGTAAATATCACCGCGCTATGTGCTTTAAACAAAAGGTACCTGATGATGGAGGGGGCTGCCAAGTGCGCTGGCGAGTGCTTGGTGGATTTAACATTAAGAGAAGGTGAATGGTTTTTGGATGAAATGCGTTTAATGTCTTCCTTAATTGTCGAGTTAACGAGTCTCATACCGATTGATTTACGATTGTCTGCGGTGACAGCAGCAGCTAATCAGTCTGAAGATGAAATCTTAATAGCGCGCACTCTCGAATGCCTTAAGAGTGCTGACGCTATTTACAAAGGACTTCAAgaacttaattataatttccaTATGATTATACTGCCAGAGGCattgaaaacaataattactgAGGAGCCAAGTGTTATGGTGATGATTAATGAAATAGAAGATATAATAGTGTCCAGTGGGAGACCACTGGCTGAATTATTATCACAATTAGAGATCCATTTACGTTGCACACTTATGGATATGGAAGGACCACAAACTGTTGTACAAAGTATTGTTTCAAATATGCGATTAAGATTCGAAGCTTTATTATCTAGATCTGTTGAAATTAATCAAGACTCTAGTTCTGAGTCTCTAACACCGGGACAGATGTTGCTGATGGGATTTAATGGactgtttgaaaaattacaggtTGAAGGAAACGCGCTGATTGCTACTCTTGGTAGTCTTGATATCCCTACATGCTGGAAAAAAATAGATCAGATAAGAGAAGCTAAAGAAATAGCAGTGCCGATATTTCATGAAGCTGCGCGTCGGGTTTTGgacgatatttttttgataaaaagatTGCATActatcaatgaatttttttcaatgtgtcGTGAGATAGCGAATGCTTTCAAAGGCGCTGATGGAGTGATGAATATTTATGATGATGACAGATTAAATAAaccagttaaaattttcactgcCGATTTTGTTTCACGTCAGCTTCTAGGAGTAATTTCTCAAACTTTAGCTATCGCTATTTGTCTTTTGTTGCAGCGCATGGGTTTAAATGTTACTGGGGAAATTGAGCAGCGAGATATTGGGGCTGAAAGTAAAGTTTCTATTGAAGAATTGTGTCGGAAAATGGTGGACACGAGTTTAAAAACTGGCGCTATATCTGGAACAGTTTACGGCCAAGCAGGATCGTTGATCAGCACTTTGGAAAGTATTTGGAGACGTAAGCAGTGCTCGAGAGTAGCACAGCAAGGTGTTGAAATAGCACGTGGTACACTTCAGAGATTGCAAATTCAGTTTACGGCTCACCATTGGATCCACGAAGACAGTTTACTGCTTGCACGTTCAAATCTAAGTACAATTAATCCTTTAAATCGTCCGACGTTTATGCTAGAGCTTAGGAAAACAGCGGCAGCTCTTTCGAGTTTGCAGTCACGAGTATGCGAAGCCCGGGATCAACAGCAAAATCTCGTAGCCAGCGTTGATCAACGTCTCAAGTGGGCTGCCGGAGCTAATCCAGCTCTAGCAGAAGTTATGGCTGCCTTCGATAACGCCGTGCTGTCATCAAATGAAAAACTAACTCGTCAACAAAATCTCGCTCTCATTATCACGACAACTTGCAATTCTATTTTACATTACGAAGCACTTAGAACAAAAACTTCTGAAAGTATTACGCACgatgcaaattttataaaattaataaaacagtGGGAAGAGAGTTGTGTGCTACGCACTAATTTAGCCGTTAATATTTCAACGATCGAAGAAAATCTTGTCGAATTACTCCAACTGGAAAATAACATCGACGCCAATTGGCTGAGACGGGCGGAAAAAATAACGTCGGACGCTATTTTAGAGAACCAGCTGGTACTCAAGAAGAAACAAGAATCCCATGCTATTGCGCATCTTCATCTTCGAGAAAGGACCGCGGATATTCAAGGACTCCTGTCTGAACACCATCGGCTGATGACTGACGTAAGAGGATTACTAAAAACTATGCTGAAGCAGGAGAATAAATCCGGGCTCGGTGAATTCCTGTCTGAGTACCGAACTTTCATTGAAGGGATATCGGGTATGGTGAAAGATTTAGAAGCGGATAATCTTGAGCCTCTGAGAGTTATTGAGGCCGAGGGTCAACTGGGAACTCTTTTAAGTAAAGTATCGAGCGTCTACGACGAGCTATTGGAGTTTGCAAACGAATCTACGAGCGGGGCTAAGCCgaaatttattgatgaaaatattggagttaaaaagaaaagtaaactGATGCGGCAGGACACAAACATTTGTTTCAGTCCGCGGAAAGGAGTTCCGTTGACCAGGGATCCTACTACAGGCAAAG ctgTACAAGAGAGAAATGTGTACGCGTTAAATGTCTGGCGACGCGTGCGCATGAAACTGGAGGGCCGCGATCCAAATCCGTCACGTAAATACACGACAGCTGAACAAGTGGAGTACGTAATCCGCGAGGCGCAAAATTTCGACAATTTGGCCCTGCTCTATGAGGGTTGGACTCCGTGGGTGTGA